CATGCCGCCTACGGCTTCCAGCGATACGCGCGGACCTTGTGGTCAAGCACATGCGGGATCACGAGCAGACCCTCGCCGACCAGGTAGGTGTGGTCGGCCGTGCCGCGCCCGAGCGAGAGCAGCACGGCGGACTCACCGTCCGCGGTCACCTGCAACAGGTCGCCCGTCCACCAGTCAGTCACCGTGTAGCCGCCTCGACCGTCCGGCTCGATGCCATCGATGCGGCCGATGGCACTGCGGCCGATGCGGCCCAGCCGGGGCGTCTCACCGAAGGTCACCAAAGAAAGGTGCCCGGGCTGTTCTTTGCCGTCCGGTCCGCGCACGGTCCAGCCGCCGAGGAGCAGGCGGTCCTGCTCGGCCTTGAGGCCGTTGAGCCCGCCGGTCTGGCTGCGGTCCACCTTGAACCACGCTTCGAACTTTCCGCCGCCGAGCCGGAAAATCGTGCCCAGCCGGTTGCTAAAAACATAGATGTTGCCCGCCGCGTCCGCCGTGCAGTCGTTGAAGGAACCCGGGCCGTCTTCGGGCTGATGCCGCGCCATGACGGCGCCGGTCGCGGGATCGATCTCGACCAGATCCGCGTTGTCGCCGACGTAGAGCCGGCCGTTGGCCAGCGCGAGACCCTTCGGATCCTGCAGCCCGGCGATCCATTTCAGCTCGAGAATCCGGCCGTCGGCCGAGACGCGGCTGATGAAACCGTCGCCCGGCGCCGCGCCTTGGCCGTAGGCACCCATGTTGGAAACATAGAACTGGTTCCGGCCCGCATCGAAGACCGCGGATTCCGGCGCACTGAACCCGCTGGCCTCCCAGACCAGCTGCGGCGCCTGCGCAAACGCGCGGACGGCAATGACGGCACTAAGGACGAGACAACGGGCGGGGAAGGTCATGGGGGCTGGGGTTGCCCGAGCCTAGCCATGATCCCTGCCGACACAACCGGAGGTCGCGTCACACCCCGCGGTTGCTGCGGGACAGCTGCGGTTTTATTCCGGCCCGAGCTCGTAGCTGATCTTGCGTTCGGCGATCTCGCGCAGGGCCGTGTCCTCGGCCGAAAGCTTCTCCAGCGATTCGACGAGCGGCCGGCTGCCGCGGCGCAGCTGCTTCACGCGGCGCGACACGACGTTGACCAGGATGTAAGGATCCGGGATGACTTCCCGGGCTTGGAGGACGTAATCATCTCTCATGGTGGTGGGGGTTCAGAGTCCGAAAGGCAGGCAACGTTTGAGCGGGGCAGCATGGCCGGGAGCGACCAGTTTGTCCTTGGAGGCGCGACGCTTCGATTTGGTGCTCTTGTTGGCGAGCAGGTGGCGGAAGCCGGGCGTGCGGCGGATCAGCTTGCCGGTGCCGGAGAGCTTGAAGCGTTTCGCGACGGATTTTTTGGTCTTTTGCATAAATTGAGTTCAGGCGGCCGGACCCGCCGGGTGGCCGCCCTCGCTTTCCCAAGTCGCCAGCGCCCCGGGTAATCCGGTCAGCGCCGCATCGAGCACAGCCTCCTGGCGATCCATGTCGGACTCGCCGGTGAGCTCGATGCGCGCCCGCTCATAGTCGCCCTGGGAAATCTGCAGCGGCGCCCGGCCGGCCTGCACCGCCATCTCGCGGGTGCGGGCATGCACCATCTCGCGCGTCACCCGACGCGGGGCCGGAGCGGACGTGTTTGGGCAGGCCGGCCGGTGGGCCTGGGAGTGATTCATAACAGATCTCACCCGCACGCCTTTCCGCCACGGATCGGAATGGGGCGGGCGAAGAGAGGAAGGATGAGGGGCATGATGGGTGGCGAAGATTGCCGGCCGGACAGAACGTTCGGACGCGCAGGAGCGGCGCCCCGCGAACACCAAGAAGCCCCGGCTTCATTGTCCGCACCGGCATTCTCTCCTGAGTGGGAACATTTTAGGCGTGAGGTCCGGACAACGCGAGAGGGATAACGAAGTAATCTCCGCCGCGTGGCCAAAGCGTTCGCCGGCCATGCGATTGGACCGATTATAGGCTGACGCAAAAGTCGTCAGGTCAGCGGATCACGGCATCGTTGCGGAGATAAGTCGTTGCTGTGGCCGCACCCCGGATCCGACATTTTCCGCCCTTGACCCCTCCCAAGGGCGGGGCTTCTTTGGCCCCTCCTTGCCTGGTGGTGTAATGGCAGCACAGATGACTTTGACTCATCTAGTCATGGTTCGAATCCATGCCGGGCAGCCATTCGACGCGCCGTCCGAGCACGGCTTGTTCATGGCCTGCGGCCGGCATACTCGAATTACATGAACGTGTTATTCGCCTAATCGCGACGAATGGCCCTGAGCAAGGGCCAACGGCCCACGTCGAAGGGCACGTGTGTGGTCTACTTTCTTCGACTGCGCTCGGGCACTATTTACATCGGTGCCTCTGAGGATCTTGAGCAATGACTAGACGATCACGCGTCCGGCCAAGCCTGTCGAACAACTCAACTCGACCCACCCGTCGCGCTCCTTCGGGTCGAAGAATTCCAGACATTTTCGGGAGCCCGAACCCGCGAGGCTCAACTCAAGCGGTGGTCTCGTGCGAAGAAAGAAGCACTGCTCAAAGGTGAATTCGAACGCCTCCACGCGCTTAGCCAATCTCGCGAAAAGGCTAACTGCCAAAACGCGCAAAACCGACCGCGAGGCGATTAGCCTCACGAAAGTTCGCATTTCCCTCCGGACCGGTTGCCAAAACTCTCTGAGTTTTGGCAACCGGACATGGATGAGAACCTTGGTTCGACGACCGGAGCGCAGCGGAGGGAGAAGGATCGACCGCAGGTCGAGGGCGCAGCCCTGAGCGAAGCGAATCAATCCATGCCAGGCAGCCATTCGACGCCGTTCACCCGTGCTTCTGCCAGTCGAGCTTGTGCGAATCCACCCAGCGGTAGTGGTCGGCGTATTTCAGGCCGGCCGAGGATGCCTCGTCGAGGACGACCGTGGCTCGCTCGTGCCATTGCAGCATCGAGGCGGGGCAGATGGCGGAGAGCGGACCCTCGACCATGGCGCTTACGGCACGGCACTTGGCCGGCCCGAAGGCCAGGAGGAGCAGGCGCCGGGCGTCCATGATCGTGCCGACACCCATCGAGATCGCGTGGCGCGGCATCCTGGAAAAATCGCCGAAGACCGCGCTGTTGTCGCGGAGCGTCTGCTCCGAGAGGATCTTGATCCAGGTGCGGCCGCGCAGCGAGCCGGTGGGCTCGTTGAAGCCGATGTGGCCGTTGCGCCCGAGCCCGAGCAGCTGCAGGTCGATGCCGCCGGCGTCGCGGATGCGCTTCTCGTAGTCGCGGCACTCGGCGTGAAGGTCGGCGGCGGTGCCGTCGGGCACGTGCGTGCGCTGCGGGTCGATGTTGATGTGCCGGAACAGATTCTCGCGCATGAACCAGCGGTAGGACTGGTCGTGCGCGGCGGGCAGGCCGACGTATTCGTCGAGGTTGAAGGTCGTC
The DNA window shown above is from Oleiharenicola lentus and carries:
- a CDS encoding SMP-30/gluconolactonase/LRE family protein, which encodes MTFPARCLVLSAVIAVRAFAQAPQLVWEASGFSAPESAVFDAGRNQFYVSNMGAYGQGAAPGDGFISRVSADGRILELKWIAGLQDPKGLALANGRLYVGDNADLVEIDPATGAVMARHQPEDGPGSFNDCTADAAGNIYVFSNRLGTIFRLGGGKFEAWFKVDRSQTGGLNGLKAEQDRLLLGGWTVRGPDGKEQPGHLSLVTFGETPRLGRIGRSAIGRIDGIEPDGRGGYTVTDWWTGDLLQVTADGESAVLLSLGRGTADHTYLVGEGLLVIPHVLDHKVRAYRWKP
- a CDS encoding DNA-directed RNA polymerase subunit omega, with the protein product MRDDYVLQAREVIPDPYILVNVVSRRVKQLRRGSRPLVESLEKLSAEDTALREIAERKISYELGPE
- the rpmI gene encoding 50S ribosomal protein L35, with protein sequence MQKTKKSVAKRFKLSGTGKLIRRTPGFRHLLANKSTKSKRRASKDKLVAPGHAAPLKRCLPFGL
- the nagB gene encoding glucosamine-6-phosphate deaminase, translated to MEVLIQPNADVGCALGARIIAKLVREKPDCVLGLATGRTPLQLYTELIRLHRNDGLDFSRVTTFNLDEYVGLPAAHDQSYRWFMRENLFRHINIDPQRTHVPDGTAADLHAECRDYEKRIRDAGGIDLQLLGLGRNGHIGFNEPTGSLRGRTWIKILSEQTLRDNSAVFGDFSRMPRHAISMGVGTIMDARRLLLLAFGPAKCRAVSAMVEGPLSAICPASMLQWHERATVVLDEASSAGLKYADHYRWVDSHKLDWQKHG